Proteins from a single region of Bacteroidota bacterium:
- a CDS encoding cob(I)yrinic acid a,c-diamide adenosyltransferase encodes MKIYTKKGDTGETSLIGGTRVPKHHIRVEAYGSTDELNVYIGLVADQQIDTGYKNVLNEIQDRLFTIGAALASDPERSKMAIPDLKEADITFLEQQIDEMETKLPQLQNFILPGGHTTVSFCHLARVICRKTERIVTHLAENEQVEPLIITYLNRLSDYLFVLSRKLARDLDVEEITWRPRG; translated from the coding sequence ATGAAGATTTATACCAAAAAAGGGGATACCGGTGAAACCTCGTTAATTGGCGGAACCAGAGTGCCTAAACACCATATCAGAGTTGAAGCTTACGGTTCAACTGATGAGCTTAATGTTTATATCGGTTTGGTTGCAGACCAGCAAATTGACACAGGGTATAAAAACGTGTTAAATGAGATTCAGGACAGGCTGTTTACCATTGGCGCAGCACTAGCATCGGACCCTGAACGGTCAAAAATGGCGATTCCTGACCTTAAGGAAGCAGATATTACCTTTTTGGAGCAACAGATTGACGAAATGGAGACGAAATTGCCTCAGTTACAGAACTTTATTTTGCCAGGTGGACATACTACCGTGTCGTTCTGTCACTTAGCGCGTGTTATATGCAGAAAGACTGAACGTATAGTTACACATCTTGCTGAAAATGAGCAAGTTGAGCCTTTAATCATAACTTACCTGAATAGACTGAGCGATTATCTGTTTGTGTTAAGTCGCAAACTTGCCCGCGATTTAGATGTGGAAGAAATTACCTGGCGGCCGAGAGGTTAA